A window of the Gemmatimonadaceae bacterium genome harbors these coding sequences:
- the serS gene encoding serine--tRNA ligase: MHDIRLLRDQLDHLRDGMRRRGKLAELQPLLDRAEALEAGRRAAITELEAQQARRNKLTQEVGQKRKAGEDASALQAEARAVGETIADLEAKRAEAEAAVQAMLYELPNIPLAEVPEGDETHNTIVASWGTPREDGASLMPHWDKGAELGILDLARGAKISGSGFIVYRNAGAKLIRALMNMMLDLHTEQHGYEECWVPLVVNRQTMTGTGQLPKFEEDMYGIPSDELFLIPTAEVPVTNLYRDEILEPSDLPKGFCAYSACFRREAGSAGKDTRGLLRVHQFDKVELVRYATPETSRQELELLTSHAEKVLQLLELPYRRLLLAAGDTGFSSAMTYDLEVFAPAVGKWLEVSSCSVFTDFQARRANIRYRPAPGEKPRFVHTLNGSALAFSRIIASIIEHHQQPDGSVRLPEALQPYFGKAVLR; this comes from the coding sequence GGCGATCACCGAGCTCGAGGCACAGCAGGCGCGCCGCAACAAGCTGACGCAGGAAGTCGGGCAGAAGCGCAAGGCGGGGGAAGACGCCTCCGCCCTGCAGGCCGAAGCGCGCGCGGTGGGCGAAACGATCGCCGATCTCGAAGCCAAGCGCGCCGAGGCCGAAGCGGCCGTGCAGGCGATGCTCTACGAGCTGCCGAACATTCCGCTCGCCGAGGTGCCCGAGGGCGACGAGACGCACAACACGATCGTGGCCAGCTGGGGCACGCCGCGGGAAGATGGGGCGTCGCTCATGCCGCACTGGGACAAGGGCGCCGAGCTCGGCATCCTCGATCTGGCGCGCGGGGCGAAGATCAGCGGCTCGGGGTTCATCGTCTATCGCAACGCCGGCGCCAAGCTGATTCGCGCGCTGATGAACATGATGCTCGATCTGCACACCGAGCAGCATGGCTACGAGGAGTGCTGGGTGCCGCTCGTCGTGAACCGCCAGACGATGACGGGCACCGGGCAGCTGCCGAAGTTCGAAGAGGACATGTACGGCATTCCGTCGGACGAGCTCTTTCTCATCCCGACGGCCGAAGTGCCGGTCACGAACCTTTATCGCGACGAGATCCTCGAACCCTCGGATCTGCCGAAGGGCTTCTGTGCGTACAGTGCCTGTTTCCGTCGCGAAGCCGGGTCGGCGGGCAAGGACACGCGCGGGCTGCTGCGCGTGCACCAGTTCGACAAGGTCGAGCTGGTGCGCTACGCCACGCCCGAAACGTCGCGGCAGGAACTCGAGCTGCTCACCAGTCACGCCGAGAAGGTGCTTCAGCTGCTCGAACTCCCGTACCGCCGCCTCCTGCTGGCCGCCGGCGACACGGGCTTCTCGAGCGCGATGACCTACGATCTCGAAGTCTTTGCCCCCGCCGTGGGCAAGTGGCTCGAAGTGTCGAGCTGCAGCGTCTTCACCGACTTCCAGGCGCGCCGCGCGAACATCCGCTATCGCCCCGCCCCCGGCGAGAAGCCGCGCTTTGTGCACACGCTCAACGGCTCGGCGCTGGCCTTCTCGCGCATCATCGCCAGCATTATCGAACACCATCAGCAGCCTGACGGCTCCGTGCGGCTCCCCGAGGCGCTGCAGCCGTATTTCGGCAAAGCGGTCCTCCGCTGA